One segment of Capnocytophaga sp. oral taxon 878 DNA contains the following:
- a CDS encoding SMI1/KNR4 family protein encodes MKNIIKDLEKGGWNSNKGANLNNIGIAQKQLHIAFPEDYLEFLKWNNGGEGYIGENYISFWKVEDLEVLNREYQIQTYLSKGYLGIGTDGGGICYGFCLGKGFAIFKCSLGDLDIKEITIVANSIKDFFGNALVSEL; translated from the coding sequence ATGAAAAATATTATAAAGGACTTAGAAAAAGGAGGCTGGAATAGTAATAAAGGAGCAAATTTAAATAATATAGGTATAGCTCAGAAGCAATTACATATTGCATTTCCAGAAGATTATTTAGAGTTTTTAAAATGGAACAATGGTGGGGAGGGATATATAGGGGAAAACTATATTTCATTTTGGAAAGTAGAAGATTTAGAAGTTTTGAATAGAGAATATCAAATTCAAACTTATTTATCAAAAGGATACTTAGGGATTGGTACTGATGGAGGGGGAATTTGTTATGGCTTTTGTTTGGGAAAAGGATTTGCTATTTTCAAATGTTCTTTGGGAGATTTAGATATCAAGGAAATAACTATTGTAGCTAATTCCATAAAAGATTTTTTTGGTAACGCCTTAGTTTCAGAATTATAG
- a CDS encoding SMI1/KNR4 family protein has protein sequence MTNNFKNKVDSYLSSEVGRLFIRYKNEAKDIDCTEKELGITIDDALKYVLLTYGGAYIGVDLLPCSEDPNNKNQETILDYTKSIRDYYKEINVCHSIQRGYVISIEGNGDIIFINSANEVIIFYHDTNEEELLAKDFESFIIELI, from the coding sequence ATGACAAACAATTTTAAAAATAAGGTAGATTCCTACCTTTCTTCAGAAGTAGGTAGACTTTTTATTCGGTATAAGAATGAAGCTAAAGATATTGATTGTACTGAGAAAGAATTGGGTATTACGATAGATGATGCTCTCAAATATGTACTATTGACCTATGGAGGGGCTTATATAGGGGTAGATTTGTTACCTTGTTCTGAGGATCCTAATAATAAAAATCAAGAGACCATTTTAGATTATACAAAATCTATAAGAGACTATTATAAAGAAATAAATGTTTGCCATAGTATTCAAAGGGGATATGTTATATCAATAGAAGGGAATGGGGATATTATCTTTATAAATTCAGCAAATGAAGTAATAATATTCTACCACGATACTAATGAAGAAGAACTTTTAGCAAAGGACTTTGAATCTTTTATAATAGAGCTGATATAG
- a CDS encoding SUKH-3 domain-containing protein: protein MITNRLKKLLLENNMVIDYKISPTEFNTKKDFIINLYQSKGYEQINDSLILFLGFFLNKSFSARGNHIDFTLEKVLTNNNKGHYSYIESCFDLKNLIPFANVYDNYYTLLINEDNSVYAEGFELLFYGSDPFEALENLLQGTPLETFKL from the coding sequence ATGATAACAAATAGATTAAAGAAACTACTTCTTGAGAACAATATGGTTATTGATTATAAAATTAGCCCCACAGAGTTTAATACTAAGAAAGACTTTATAATCAACTTGTACCAATCAAAGGGATATGAGCAAATCAATGACTCACTGATACTCTTTTTGGGATTTTTCCTAAATAAAAGTTTCTCAGCAAGAGGTAATCATATAGATTTTACCTTAGAAAAAGTATTGACAAACAATAATAAAGGTCATTATTCTTATATAGAGAGTTGTTTTGACTTAAAAAACTTAATCCCTTTTGCAAATGTATATGATAATTATTACACATTACTTATCAATGAAGATAATAGTGTCTATGCAGAAGGGTTTGAACTTCTCTTTTATGGAAGTGATCCGTTTGAAGCTTTGGAAAACTTGCTACAAGGTACTCCTTTAGAGACATTTAAATTATAA
- a CDS encoding ankyrin repeat domain-containing protein produces the protein MYNYYDIRKSIEQNDLLQLEKIYEAQPSLFFENYKEVFESALHSMAAFGNPEMLDWLYSKVKFDIDLSDKGYLSPLGEATGYGNIATVRWLLSHNAKVDGKDTDLLSPLMCAVMKGYTDIVKLLIEHNANVNRMHRKLGILPLDYAKSFTEIARLLKSKGAKALSQLPDWVDNPIEGVGILTYITVQLGKIFPLDIENRGNVAIKMVQGSKIKRRVLFTFGLYALQKPMIELCLVLPEYWNFYDTRGTNLFPVHFLKEAIALIQSGKSIKEGDYLLLDTPPFNTLTAPEGLAGFYVSDVTWNKTQEDEEDIDDEVTILSLIPIKKTKKGFSPLDKEKARNAGWAKLTLNV, from the coding sequence ATGTATAATTATTACGATATAAGAAAATCTATAGAACAAAATGATCTGCTTCAATTAGAAAAGATTTATGAAGCACAGCCCTCTTTATTCTTTGAAAATTATAAGGAAGTTTTTGAGTCTGCTTTGCATTCTATGGCTGCTTTTGGTAATCCTGAAATGTTAGACTGGCTTTACTCAAAAGTAAAGTTTGACATAGACTTATCTGATAAGGGATATCTATCGCCATTGGGAGAAGCTACTGGTTATGGAAACATAGCTACAGTCCGCTGGCTTTTATCTCATAATGCAAAAGTAGATGGAAAAGATACCGACTTGCTTTCTCCCTTAATGTGTGCTGTAATGAAAGGATATACAGATATTGTAAAACTTCTTATAGAGCACAATGCCAATGTGAATAGAATGCACCGAAAGTTGGGAATATTACCCTTAGACTATGCAAAATCTTTCACAGAAATAGCGCGATTACTGAAAAGTAAAGGCGCAAAGGCGCTTTCTCAGCTTCCTGATTGGGTAGATAACCCCATTGAAGGAGTTGGCATACTCACTTATATCACTGTGCAATTAGGCAAAATCTTCCCTTTAGATATAGAAAATAGAGGGAATGTCGCTATAAAAATGGTACAAGGAAGCAAGATAAAGAGAAGAGTACTCTTCACTTTTGGCTTGTATGCCTTACAGAAACCAATGATTGAGTTATGCCTTGTATTGCCTGAATACTGGAACTTTTATGACACCAGAGGCACTAACCTTTTCCCCGTACATTTTTTGAAAGAAGCTATTGCGTTGATACAAAGCGGAAAGTCTATCAAAGAAGGGGATTACCTGCTCTTAGACACTCCTCCTTTCAATACCCTTACAGCGCCTGAAGGTTTAGCAGGATTTTATGTAAGTGATGTAACTTGGAATAAAACCCAAGAGGATGAAGAAGATATAGATGATGAAGTAACCATTTTATCTTTAATACCTATCAAAAAGACGAAGAAAGGCTTTAGCCCTCTCGACAAAGAGAAAGCAAGAAATGCAGGCTGGGCTAAACTAACGCTGAATGTATAA
- a CDS encoding DUF3024 domain-containing protein: MRRVANGNGAHTKEAAKHVYKKLSQSDDIEATLKELAENMNKGIFF; the protein is encoded by the coding sequence ATGAGAAGGGTAGCTAATGGCAATGGAGCACATACAAAAGAAGCTGCTAAGCATGTATACAAGAAATTAAGTCAAAGCGATGATATAGAGGCTACTCTTAAAGAGTTAGCAGAAAATATGAATAAAGGAATTTTTTTCTGA
- a CDS encoding ankyrin repeat domain-containing protein, which produces MNYKYTDISKAVQENNISQLEIIYTDFPSLFFEDYKGDFLSAVHYIAAYGTQEMLEWLYAKVRFNIDYSKGKGTALSAACYYGNIENVQWFLAHNAKIEGECLDILSPLLEAVIGGHTQIVKLLIEHKANLNRMHLRSGLLPLDYAKSRGFKEIQDLLIDKRAKALSQLPYWVDNPIEGVGILTYITLQLGKIFPLDIENRGNVAIKMVQGSKIKRRVLFTFGLYALQKPMIELCLVLPEYWNFYDTRGTNLFPIHFLKEAIALIQSGASIKEGDYLLLDTPPFNTLTAPEGLAGFYVSDVTWNKTQEEEEPEEDTDDEVTILSLIPIKKTKKGFSPLDKEKARNTGWAKLTVNV; this is translated from the coding sequence ATGAATTATAAATATACTGATATAAGCAAAGCTGTTCAAGAAAATAATATATCTCAATTAGAAATTATCTATACTGATTTTCCTAGTTTATTCTTTGAAGATTACAAAGGAGATTTCTTATCTGCGGTTCATTATATAGCTGCTTATGGAACTCAAGAAATGTTGGAGTGGCTTTATGCTAAGGTAAGATTTAACATTGATTACTCTAAAGGAAAAGGAACTGCTCTTAGTGCGGCTTGTTACTATGGAAATATAGAGAATGTTCAATGGTTTTTGGCTCATAATGCAAAGATAGAGGGAGAATGTTTGGATATACTTTCTCCATTATTAGAAGCGGTTATAGGAGGTCATACTCAAATCGTAAAACTTCTTATAGAACATAAAGCTAATTTAAATAGAATGCATTTAAGAAGTGGCTTATTGCCTTTGGATTATGCCAAATCAAGAGGGTTTAAGGAAATACAAGATCTACTTATAGACAAAAGAGCGAAGGCGCTTTCTCAGCTTCCTTATTGGGTAGATAACCCCATTGAGGGAGTTGGTATACTCACTTATATCACTTTGCAGTTAGGCAAAATCTTTCCTTTAGATATAGAAAATAGAGGGAATGTCGCCATAAAAATGGTACAAGGAAGCAAGATAAAGAGAAGGGTACTCTTCACTTTTGGCTTGTATGCCTTACAGAAACCAATGATTGAGTTATGCCTTGTATTACCTGAATACTGGAACTTTTATGACACCAGAGGCACTAACCTTTTCCCTATACATTTCTTAAAAGAAGCCATTGCATTGATACAAAGCGGAGCATCTATCAAAGAAGGGGACTATCTGCTCTTAGACACTCCTCCTTTCAATACCCTTACAGCGCCTGAAGGCTTGGCAGGATTTTACGTAAGTGATGTAACTTGGAATAAAACCCAAGAGGAAGAAGAACCTGAAGAAGACACAGATGATGAAGTAACCATTTTATCTTTAATACCTATCAAAAAGACAAAGAAAGGCTTTAGCCCTCTCGACAAGGAGAAAGCCAGAAATACAGGCTGGGCTAAACTAACAGTAAATGTATAA
- a CDS encoding SMI1/KNR4 family protein has protein sequence MKRLLEILSIIEQSGECVVHKYPQPISLPFDFALPEDLTYYLQHYAGIELFREELYAIKIVGISEFRRANPVIIGEEAAYDRSYHWFIIADDDNSQYITIDTDKDRLGYCYDSFWDVYGIVGSQGIIAKSFTELLERLYHSKGMEWYWTGREFSSYGDAYDE, from the coding sequence ATGAAAAGACTTTTAGAAATATTATCGATTATAGAGCAATCGGGGGAGTGTGTGGTGCATAAATACCCCCAACCTATTAGCTTGCCTTTTGATTTTGCCCTACCTGAAGACCTTACTTATTACTTGCAACATTATGCTGGTATTGAGCTTTTTAGAGAAGAACTATACGCTATAAAGATAGTAGGCATTAGTGAATTTAGAAGAGCTAACCCTGTTATTATAGGCGAAGAGGCTGCTTATGATAGGAGTTACCATTGGTTTATTATTGCTGATGATGACAATAGCCAATACATTACCATTGATACTGATAAAGACAGATTGGGGTATTGTTATGATAGTTTTTGGGACGTATATGGCATAGTGGGATCGCAGGGGATTATTGCGAAGAGCTTTACTGAACTATTGGAACGGTTATACCACTCCAAAGGAATGGAATGGTATTGGACAGGCAGGGAATTCAGCTCTTATGGTGATGCTTATGACGAATGA
- a CDS encoding VIT domain-containing protein — translation MTMKKFLITMFLLLPFAVMAQKTVMPTVKVVRELNANPMVLQELSVDILVVGQTAVTTMEMIFYNPKSIVMEGEFEFPLADGQQVSRFALDINGKMREGVVVDKALGRKTFETIVRKNVDPGLLEKTEGNNFKARIYPMPAKGTRRVLIAFEQELNERNGEDFYFLPIATDIQLRHFKLRTEVVSRLVKADIQNSLALDFKQARHSYISEVSKENYTLNQNIALTFPKLEKPQSIVATKDKQTYFYGTIALGEITSQSRPQPKEIGLLWDISQSGANRDRAKEFAFLDAYFAAVKDAKVTLSCFNIKTAKPVTFEVKNGQWRALRNALETDLAYDGGTDGNAINFDLKADELLLFTDGIFNFGSKDFLIEEVVKQAKTPVIAVNATAVANTTKMQYIGNSTGGCFVDLTTLTTEQALKTARTVPFQLLNVEVKSGKVANVFPEKGVSIKKSNFTLAGELESEKATLVLTFGYHKQPLVQKEISLLANRDATESTFELLRRVWAEKQIEQLQRLGAEQKQIDAVGREYGIVTEGNSLIVLETLEDYLRCHITPPKELLEAYNEEESEESEEKEITVEEILEEVVELSERQTEWWKTEYPLKKKTKSPVVIRGAANINDGVVTEENVSEEVVEERINNEAKNIQLEESYDTSANEKALQGEIKHLKASVQAIEVIEVTGDIVLNDFNPDTPYLKVMEYADKGKEIETYYRLKKEYENTPSFYVDVADFFAKKGNKEQAILVISNLAELGLEAPELLRVLGYKLSSYGAKKEAVQAFRKVVKLREEEPQSFRDLGLALAGDAQYNEAVKTLYKVVTSVWDERFKDIRLIAMNEINNLIARYKDIDVSYIDKRLVKKEPVDVRVVLSWDSDNCDMDLWVTDPKGDICNFEHELTNLGGKISEDIIEGYGPEEFMLKKAIKGKYKVEVNYYNITSQKQLMPVNLRITFYTHYGTPKQKQQETTVRLSDIQEVIEVGSFEF, via the coding sequence ATTACTATGAAAAAATTTTTAATTACAATGTTTTTATTACTTCCTTTTGCTGTTATGGCACAAAAAACAGTGATGCCTACAGTAAAAGTAGTAAGAGAACTGAATGCTAACCCTATGGTGTTACAAGAGCTTTCGGTAGATATTTTAGTAGTAGGACAAACTGCTGTTACTACTATGGAAATGATATTCTATAACCCTAAAAGTATAGTTATGGAAGGTGAATTTGAGTTTCCGCTTGCTGATGGGCAACAGGTATCACGCTTTGCCCTTGATATTAATGGCAAGATGCGTGAAGGGGTGGTAGTGGATAAGGCTTTGGGACGTAAAACTTTTGAGACTATTGTGCGCAAGAATGTAGACCCAGGATTATTGGAAAAGACTGAAGGCAATAATTTCAAAGCCCGCATATACCCTATGCCTGCAAAAGGTACAAGGCGGGTGCTTATTGCTTTTGAGCAGGAACTAAATGAGCGCAATGGTGAGGATTTTTATTTTTTGCCTATAGCTACTGATATACAACTACGACACTTTAAACTGCGTACTGAAGTAGTATCACGATTGGTAAAGGCTGATATACAAAACAGCTTGGCATTGGACTTTAAACAAGCAAGGCATAGCTATATAAGCGAGGTAAGCAAAGAAAATTACACTCTGAACCAAAATATTGCCCTTACCTTTCCTAAATTGGAGAAACCCCAAAGCATAGTGGCTACAAAAGATAAACAAACTTATTTTTACGGTACTATTGCTTTGGGTGAAATAACTTCACAAAGCAGACCTCAGCCTAAGGAAATAGGGCTATTGTGGGATATATCACAATCGGGTGCTAATAGAGACAGAGCCAAAGAGTTTGCTTTTTTGGATGCGTATTTTGCTGCGGTGAAAGATGCGAAAGTAACCCTTAGTTGCTTTAACATTAAGACAGCTAAACCTGTTACTTTTGAAGTAAAAAATGGACAGTGGAGAGCCTTACGCAATGCATTAGAAACAGACTTAGCATACGATGGGGGTACTGATGGTAATGCCATTAACTTTGACTTAAAAGCTGATGAGCTGTTGCTTTTTACTGATGGTATTTTTAATTTCGGCAGTAAAGATTTTTTGATAGAAGAGGTGGTAAAACAAGCTAAAACACCTGTAATAGCGGTAAATGCCACTGCTGTGGCTAATACTACTAAAATGCAATATATAGGCAATAGTACTGGTGGTTGCTTTGTGGATTTGACAACTCTTACGACTGAACAAGCCCTAAAAACAGCGCGTACTGTGCCTTTCCAGCTACTGAATGTAGAAGTAAAAAGCGGTAAAGTAGCTAATGTATTCCCTGAGAAAGGAGTGAGTATAAAGAAAAGCAATTTCACCCTTGCAGGAGAATTAGAGAGTGAGAAAGCTACTTTGGTGCTTACCTTTGGTTATCACAAGCAACCCTTAGTACAGAAAGAAATAAGTTTATTGGCTAATAGAGATGCTACTGAAAGTACTTTTGAGCTTTTGCGCCGTGTGTGGGCGGAAAAACAAATAGAGCAGTTACAGCGCTTGGGAGCTGAACAAAAACAGATAGATGCCGTAGGACGGGAGTATGGCATTGTAACGGAAGGCAATTCACTTATAGTATTGGAGACTTTAGAAGACTATTTGCGCTGCCATATTACTCCGCCTAAAGAATTATTAGAGGCATATAATGAGGAAGAGAGTGAAGAGAGTGAAGAGAAAGAGATAACGGTAGAAGAAATCTTGGAAGAGGTAGTTGAACTATCGGAGAGGCAGACTGAATGGTGGAAAACTGAATATCCGCTAAAGAAAAAAACAAAAAGCCCTGTTGTTATTAGAGGTGCTGCTAATATTAATGATGGAGTTGTAACAGAGGAAAACGTGAGTGAAGAGGTAGTAGAAGAAAGAATAAATAATGAGGCAAAAAACATTCAGCTAGAAGAAAGCTATGATACAAGTGCAAATGAAAAAGCTTTGCAGGGTGAAATCAAACATTTGAAGGCATCGGTACAGGCTATAGAGGTTATAGAAGTTACTGGTGATATTGTTTTGAACGATTTTAACCCTGATACGCCTTACCTAAAGGTAATGGAATACGCTGATAAAGGTAAAGAGATAGAAACCTATTACAGACTGAAAAAAGAGTATGAGAATACGCCTTCTTTTTATGTAGATGTGGCTGATTTTTTTGCCAAAAAAGGTAATAAAGAACAAGCTATTTTGGTAATTTCTAACTTGGCTGAACTGGGCTTGGAAGCCCCTGAGCTATTACGCGTATTAGGTTATAAACTTAGCAGCTATGGAGCTAAGAAAGAAGCGGTACAAGCATTTAGAAAAGTGGTGAAACTGAGAGAAGAAGAACCGCAATCGTTCCGAGATTTGGGCTTAGCCTTAGCCGGTGATGCACAATACAATGAGGCGGTGAAAACCCTTTATAAAGTAGTAACAAGTGTATGGGATGAACGTTTTAAAGACATACGACTTATAGCGATGAACGAAATTAACAACCTTATTGCACGTTATAAAGATATTGATGTGAGCTATATAGATAAGCGCTTGGTGAAAAAAGAGCCTGTGGATGTGCGGGTGGTATTGAGCTGGGATAGTGACAACTGCGATATGGACTTATGGGTAACTGACCCTAAAGGAGATATATGTAATTTTGAACATGAGCTTACTAATTTAGGGGGTAAAATATCGGAAGATATTATAGAAGGGTATGGCCCTGAAGAGTTTATGCTTAAAAAGGCTATAAAAGGTAAGTACAAAGTGGAAGTGAATTACTATAATATTACTTCACAAAAGCAACTGATGCCTGTGAACTTGCGTATTACTTTCTATACCCACTACGGCACCCCTAAGCAAAAACAACAAGAAACTACCGTGAGGCTAAGCGATATACAAGAGGTGATAGAGGTAGGTAGTTTTGAGTTTTAA
- a CDS encoding ROK family transcriptional regulator: MALKFLEEIKAGIRSASMKKDIICHYINNGDTTLADLGRELDLSIPTVTKMVGELSEDGIVIDLGKIETPGGRRPNVYGLNESSGYFIGVDISHFNVHIGLINFKGDLIDEKMNIHFSEDQLPQQRFEQLCEIIEEFIANTVVPKEKILSIGINISGRVNTQIGHSYTNFYFDEQPLTEAFEQRLGINVSIDNDSRAMAYGELIKGCVKSEKDVLYVNLSWGLGLGIIIDGNLYYGKSGFSGEFGHITSFNNEILCHCGKKGCLETEVSGLALHRKILENLRNGHSSLLQKKNGVDGNFTLNDIINAALQEDMLAIELIEETGNTLGKHIAGLINLFNPELVVLGGTLANAGDYLMLPLRSAIKKHSLNLVNKDSSIKLSKLGDKAGLWGASLLARSKFIGLI; the protein is encoded by the coding sequence ATGGCACTAAAATTTTTAGAAGAAATAAAGGCTGGCATTCGTAGTGCCTCGATGAAGAAAGATATTATTTGTCATTATATAAATAATGGCGATACGACCCTTGCGGACTTGGGGAGGGAGCTTGACCTTAGTATTCCGACAGTTACTAAGATGGTAGGCGAACTTAGTGAGGATGGTATTGTTATTGATTTGGGCAAGATAGAAACCCCTGGCGGACGTAGGCCTAATGTGTATGGGCTTAATGAGAGTTCGGGGTACTTCATAGGGGTGGATATATCGCACTTTAATGTGCATATAGGGCTGATTAACTTTAAAGGAGACCTCATTGATGAAAAGATGAATATTCATTTTAGTGAAGATCAGCTTCCGCAACAGCGTTTTGAACAGTTGTGTGAGATTATAGAAGAGTTTATAGCTAATACTGTAGTTCCTAAAGAGAAAATACTGAGTATTGGTATTAATATTTCGGGACGTGTGAATACGCAGATAGGGCATAGTTACACAAACTTCTACTTTGATGAACAGCCCCTTACGGAGGCTTTTGAGCAACGATTGGGCATTAACGTTTCGATAGACAATGACTCACGAGCTATGGCTTATGGAGAATTGATTAAGGGTTGTGTGAAGAGTGAGAAAGATGTGCTTTACGTGAATTTGAGCTGGGGCTTGGGCTTAGGTATTATTATTGATGGGAACTTGTACTATGGAAAGTCGGGCTTTTCGGGAGAGTTTGGTCATATAACATCTTTTAATAATGAGATTCTCTGTCATTGTGGTAAAAAGGGTTGTTTGGAGACGGAAGTTTCGGGCTTGGCACTTCATAGGAAGATACTTGAAAATCTTAGAAATGGGCATTCATCATTATTACAGAAAAAGAATGGAGTGGATGGAAACTTCACGCTAAATGACATTATTAATGCAGCACTACAGGAAGATATGCTTGCTATTGAACTGATTGAAGAGACAGGAAATACCTTAGGGAAGCATATTGCAGGGCTTATTAACCTTTTCAACCCTGAACTCGTGGTATTAGGAGGTACTCTTGCTAATGCTGGTGATTACTTGATGCTGCCTTTGCGCAGTGCAATTAAGAAGCACTCACTGAATTTGGTGAATAAGGATTCTAGCATAAAACTATCAAAATTAGGAGATAAGGCAGGCTTATGGGGAGCAAGCCTTCTTGCTCGTAGCAAATTCATTGGATTGATTTAA
- the mazG gene encoding nucleoside triphosphate pyrophosphohydrolase, which translates to MKKELEAFQRLLNIMNDLRAQCPWDKKQTMQSLRHLTIEETYELGDAILSGDLQEVKKELGDLLLHIVFYAKIGSETNDFDIADVANTVCDKLIERHPHIYGDVKVNDEEDVKRNWEKIKLKEGNKSVLGGVPKSLPALVKATRIQDKVAGVGFDWAHIDDVFAKIKEEIDELHAEVKAQKQADIEGEFGDVLFSLINYARFLKVNPEDALERTNRKFINRFQYLERQATAQGKSLKDMSLQEMESYWQEAKEQ; encoded by the coding sequence ATGAAGAAAGAACTTGAAGCCTTCCAACGGCTTTTGAATATAATGAACGACCTGCGTGCGCAATGCCCGTGGGATAAGAAACAAACAATGCAGTCATTACGGCACCTGACTATTGAGGAGACTTATGAGCTTGGTGATGCTATCTTATCGGGAGACCTTCAAGAGGTAAAGAAAGAGCTGGGCGACCTGCTGTTACATATTGTATTCTACGCTAAAATAGGTAGTGAAACTAATGATTTTGATATAGCTGATGTAGCTAATACTGTATGTGATAAGCTGATAGAAAGACATCCGCACATTTATGGTGATGTGAAGGTGAATGATGAGGAGGATGTGAAGCGCAATTGGGAAAAGATAAAACTTAAAGAAGGGAATAAAAGCGTACTTGGAGGGGTGCCTAAAAGTTTGCCTGCCTTGGTAAAAGCAACTAGGATACAAGATAAAGTAGCTGGTGTGGGATTTGATTGGGCGCATATAGACGATGTATTTGCTAAAATAAAAGAAGAGATTGACGAACTACACGCTGAGGTAAAAGCCCAAAAACAAGCAGATATAGAGGGAGAATTTGGTGATGTACTTTTCAGCCTTATAAACTACGCACGATTCTTAAAAGTAAATCCTGAAGATGCTTTGGAACGCACTAACCGGAAGTTTATAAATCGTTTTCAGTACTTGGAGCGACAAGCTACTGCACAAGGAAAATCACTTAAAGATATGAGCTTGCAAGAGATGGAATCGTACTGGCAAGAAGCTAAAGAACAATAA
- the hisS gene encoding histidine--tRNA ligase: MAIQKPSIPKGTRDFSPIEVAKRNYLINTLKNAFTTFGFQPIETPSFENYDTLMGKYGEEGDRLIFKILNSGDFTQGVKQEDWETKNPQKLTPQISEKALRYDLTVPFARYVVQHQNELTFPFKRYQIQPVWRADRPQKGRFREFYQCDADVVGSTSLWQEVEFVKLYDTVFTALNLKGVTIKINNRKILSGFAEMIGESDKLTDFTVALDKLDKIGEEGVIKEMKERGISEEAITKLQPIFALKGSFAEKLIALKEILKTSEVGLKGIEELTFIEQQIAQIGLQTAFLSLDVTLARGLNYYTGAIFEIAAPEGVQMGSIGGGGRYDDLTSIFGLKGMSGIGISFGLDRIGLVMEELNLFPENISGTVQVLCINFGDAEALQSMKLLQQLRSLGIKAELYPDAAKIKKQMDYANKRSIPFVIIIGESELANGTFVLKNMLTGSQEEYHINEVKASIFE; encoded by the coding sequence ATGGCAATACAAAAACCAAGCATACCCAAAGGTACTCGTGATTTTTCACCTATTGAAGTAGCTAAACGCAATTACCTTATCAATACACTGAAAAACGCTTTTACTACCTTTGGCTTTCAACCAATTGAAACACCAAGCTTTGAGAACTATGATACCCTAATGGGTAAATATGGTGAAGAAGGAGACCGATTGATATTTAAGATACTTAATTCTGGAGACTTTACACAAGGTGTAAAACAAGAGGATTGGGAGACTAAAAACCCTCAAAAGCTAACGCCTCAAATATCGGAGAAGGCATTGCGCTATGACCTTACTGTACCCTTTGCACGCTATGTAGTGCAGCACCAAAATGAACTTACCTTCCCTTTTAAACGTTACCAGATACAACCAGTATGGCGTGCCGACCGTCCGCAGAAAGGACGTTTTAGAGAGTTTTACCAATGTGATGCGGATGTGGTAGGAAGTACAAGCCTATGGCAAGAGGTAGAGTTTGTAAAACTTTATGATACGGTATTTACCGCTTTGAACCTTAAAGGGGTAACTATTAAGATAAACAACAGAAAGATATTGAGTGGTTTTGCCGAAATGATAGGCGAAAGTGATAAGCTAACTGACTTTACTGTTGCCCTTGACAAACTGGATAAAATAGGAGAAGAAGGGGTTATAAAAGAAATGAAAGAAAGAGGCATAAGTGAGGAAGCTATTACTAAACTGCAACCTATTTTTGCCCTTAAAGGGAGCTTTGCAGAGAAACTTATTGCCTTAAAAGAGATTCTAAAAACATCGGAGGTGGGGTTGAAAGGTATTGAAGAATTGACCTTTATTGAACAGCAAATAGCACAAATAGGATTACAAACAGCTTTCTTGAGCCTTGATGTTACGCTTGCCCGTGGACTGAATTACTACACTGGAGCTATATTTGAAATTGCTGCCCCTGAAGGTGTACAAATGGGCTCGATAGGTGGTGGTGGACGCTACGACGATTTGACTAGTATTTTTGGACTTAAAGGAATGAGTGGTATAGGTATCTCTTTTGGGTTAGACCGTATTGGGCTGGTAATGGAAGAGCTAAACTTATTCCCTGAAAATATTAGCGGTACAGTACAGGTGCTTTGTATTAACTTTGGAGATGCTGAAGCCTTACAAAGTATGAAGCTGTTACAACAGCTACGCTCATTAGGCATAAAAGCTGAACTATACCCTGATGCTGCAAAAATAAAGAAACAGATGGATTACGCTAATAAACGTAGTATTCCTTTTGTGATAATTATAGGAGAAAGTGAGCTTGCTAATGGTACTTTTGTACTAAAAAATATGCTTACTGGCTCACAGGAAGAATACCATATAAATGAAGTAAAAGCCTCGATATTTGAATAA